A portion of the Rhodococcus pseudokoreensis genome contains these proteins:
- a CDS encoding TetR/AcrR family transcriptional regulator has product MSDPHRPRQRTASAGETPRRRRGPVPAHSRDDIAAAAIELTDREGLAGLSMRSVAAVLGTGAASLYRYVASRDELLALMTDHVMRELRPYPAGHDQWLDAMVEMSRRQLQLYRRHSWLVDVTQQSPAFGPEALAWLDHCLQVLEPVTASGRAKFEAIAMATGVTTLFARSELASQPALPPIDSHAYPHVARAISADATPAPTDRDLFEDALRSLLRGLLS; this is encoded by the coding sequence GTGAGCGACCCACACCGACCGCGCCAACGCACAGCCTCCGCCGGGGAGACGCCGCGGCGTCGACGAGGTCCGGTCCCCGCACACAGCCGTGATGACATCGCCGCAGCCGCAATAGAACTCACGGATCGAGAAGGCCTGGCCGGCCTGTCCATGCGGTCCGTTGCCGCGGTGCTGGGTACCGGTGCGGCTTCGCTGTACCGGTACGTGGCGTCACGGGACGAACTACTCGCGCTCATGACCGATCACGTCATGCGCGAACTCCGCCCGTACCCAGCCGGCCATGATCAGTGGTTGGACGCCATGGTCGAGATGTCCCGCCGACAGTTGCAGCTGTATCGGCGTCACTCCTGGCTCGTCGACGTCACCCAGCAATCGCCCGCCTTCGGCCCCGAAGCCCTGGCGTGGCTGGACCACTGCCTGCAGGTACTCGAACCGGTCACGGCCTCCGGTCGGGCAAAATTCGAAGCGATCGCGATGGCAACGGGAGTCACGACGCTGTTCGCTCGCAGCGAGCTCGCTTCGCAGCCCGCACTTCCCCCGATCGACAGCCATGCGTACCCACACGTGGCCAGGGCGATCTCCGCGGACGCGACTCCTGCGCCCACGGATCGGGACCTCTTCGAGGATGCCTTGCGCAGCCTCCTACGCGGTCTGCTGTCCTGA
- a CDS encoding aldehyde dehydrogenase family protein, giving the protein MKTLQNLIGGKWVDSHSVSLHDLVNPATEDVIARYPEGSADDVDRAVDAAVEAQPGWAELPVAERVEYLTRWAAEIADHAEELAELECREMGKPVALGRTFIEGGVHGFRAAVEEALTYPFVETLPGADGSGTTILRHPLGATAVITPWNFPVPMVLGALGPLLASGNTVVVKPSERSPLSTARLFELSTLPAGVVNLVLGDARAGAPLVEHGQIRLVHFTGSVEAGRRIGAGTGGRLCRSILELGGKDPVIVDSGVDPVATAAAVAFGAFVNTGQICTSMERIYVHQDIAEAFVDALVHIASTYTLGDGHDADTVLGPLVDARQRDIVHGHVTDAVERGARVHTGGAIPQRKGFFYPATVLTDVDDSMLVMTEETFGPIAPIVVVSSFEEALERAGSSRFALGATVYTHNPDHAAAAARIPAGVTWINQWQGGGPERLYEPAGDSGMGATGARAAYDAATRPATIHAAPATASTLS; this is encoded by the coding sequence ATGAAGACCTTGCAGAACTTGATCGGTGGAAAATGGGTCGACTCCCACAGCGTGTCGCTCCATGATCTGGTGAACCCCGCCACCGAAGACGTGATCGCACGCTACCCCGAAGGGTCAGCCGACGACGTCGACCGCGCCGTCGATGCGGCAGTCGAGGCGCAGCCCGGGTGGGCGGAGTTGCCGGTCGCCGAACGTGTGGAATATCTGACCCGGTGGGCCGCGGAGATCGCCGACCACGCCGAGGAACTCGCGGAGCTCGAATGTCGGGAAATGGGGAAGCCGGTCGCCCTCGGCAGAACCTTCATCGAAGGTGGTGTCCACGGGTTTCGCGCCGCGGTCGAAGAGGCCCTGACCTATCCGTTCGTCGAAACCCTCCCCGGCGCGGACGGCAGCGGAACGACGATCCTGCGTCACCCACTCGGCGCCACCGCCGTCATCACCCCGTGGAACTTCCCCGTGCCGATGGTCCTGGGTGCGCTCGGGCCGCTGCTCGCCTCGGGCAACACCGTCGTGGTCAAGCCGTCCGAACGGTCTCCACTGTCCACCGCCCGGCTGTTCGAGTTGTCGACGTTGCCTGCCGGCGTGGTCAACCTCGTCCTCGGCGACGCGCGGGCCGGGGCACCGCTCGTCGAGCACGGACAGATCCGGCTGGTGCACTTCACGGGTTCCGTCGAGGCCGGCCGCCGGATCGGCGCCGGAACCGGTGGGCGACTGTGCCGATCGATCCTCGAACTCGGCGGCAAGGACCCGGTCATCGTCGACTCCGGGGTCGATCCTGTCGCAACCGCCGCCGCGGTCGCCTTCGGCGCGTTCGTCAACACCGGACAGATCTGCACATCCATGGAACGCATCTACGTCCACCAGGACATCGCCGAGGCATTCGTCGACGCCCTGGTCCACATTGCGTCCACCTACACCCTCGGCGACGGCCACGACGCCGACACCGTGCTGGGGCCGTTGGTCGATGCACGCCAACGCGACATCGTCCACGGGCACGTCACCGATGCCGTCGAGCGTGGCGCTCGCGTCCACACCGGCGGCGCGATCCCGCAGCGGAAGGGGTTCTTCTACCCGGCCACGGTGCTCACAGACGTCGACGACTCCATGCTGGTGATGACCGAGGAAACGTTCGGCCCGATCGCCCCGATCGTTGTCGTCTCCTCGTTCGAGGAGGCGCTCGAGCGCGCCGGTTCGTCGCGCTTTGCGCTCGGGGCCACCGTCTACACGCACAACCCCGACCACGCCGCCGCAGCCGCTCGAATCCCTGCCGGGGTGACCTGGATCAACCAGTGGCAGGGCGGTGGCCCGGAGAGGCTCTACGAACCCGCAGGCGACAGCGGCATGGGCGCAACCGGCGCCCGGGCCGCATACGACGCCGCGACCCGGCCCGCAACGATTCACGCCGCCCCCGCAACTGCGTCCACGCTCTCATGA
- a CDS encoding dihydrofolate reductase family protein, whose product MKLTTMTQVTLDGVMQGNGGASDEDRRNGFDRGGWARGKGDNDTHAFINQTYQRADAFLLGRRTYELFAGSWGSLTEQDVPGWEPVLRALNTQPKYVASTTLADPEWSGTTVLSDNLATAIADLKATPGGELQVHGSGALTRWLLQNDLIDEMTLIVVPVVLGQGARLFPEAGPDLALDLVESRVDSKGVTIQVYRPAGRPQYAPA is encoded by the coding sequence ATGAAGCTCACCACCATGACCCAGGTAACCCTCGACGGAGTGATGCAGGGAAACGGCGGCGCGTCGGACGAGGACCGCAGAAACGGATTCGACCGCGGCGGATGGGCCCGGGGTAAGGGCGACAACGACACCCACGCGTTCATCAACCAGACCTACCAACGCGCCGACGCGTTCCTGCTCGGCCGCCGGACCTACGAGCTGTTCGCCGGCTCCTGGGGGTCCTTGACGGAGCAGGATGTCCCCGGCTGGGAGCCCGTCCTGCGGGCATTGAACACACAGCCCAAGTACGTGGCATCGACCACGCTCGCCGATCCCGAATGGTCGGGCACCACCGTCTTGTCCGACAACCTCGCCACCGCCATCGCGGACCTGAAGGCAACACCGGGAGGTGAGCTGCAGGTACACGGCAGCGGCGCCCTGACCCGGTGGTTGCTGCAGAACGATCTGATCGACGAGATGACCCTGATCGTGGTCCCCGTGGTCCTCGGCCAGGGCGCGCGGTTGTTCCCCGAGGCCGGACCGGACCTTGCGCTCGATCTGGTCGAGTCGCGAGTCGACTCGAAGGGCGTGACGATTCAGGTCTACCGGCCGGCCGGGCGCCCGCAGTACGCACCAGCGTGA
- a CDS encoding CGNR zinc finger domain-containing protein — protein MRAEFPDFRLGSVLATSFTATLTERRGDAVERIPTPQRLVDWLAVNGLAVDSCTTAQLDLARELRESIHATVTAAAIGDALPASAVHVINDRSARGRAAAILTPEGKRQWRLSSASCVEDALGVIAADAISIIAGERDGKLALCASPTCQAAFFDTSQSRTRKWCDMNTCGNRQKKARFNANQRKNPRPAG, from the coding sequence ATGCGTGCCGAGTTCCCCGACTTCCGCCTCGGTAGCGTGCTGGCGACCAGCTTCACGGCGACTCTGACGGAGCGCCGCGGCGACGCTGTGGAGCGCATTCCCACGCCGCAGCGACTCGTCGACTGGCTGGCAGTGAACGGCCTCGCGGTCGACTCCTGCACCACCGCCCAACTCGACCTCGCTCGCGAACTACGGGAGTCGATTCACGCCACCGTGACAGCGGCCGCGATCGGGGACGCCCTCCCTGCGTCTGCTGTCCACGTCATCAATGACCGCAGCGCTCGGGGTCGGGCCGCGGCGATCCTGACGCCCGAGGGCAAGCGTCAATGGCGGCTCAGCTCGGCGTCCTGCGTGGAAGATGCCCTCGGCGTGATCGCCGCCGACGCGATCAGCATCATCGCAGGCGAACGAGACGGAAAATTGGCGCTGTGCGCATCGCCGACCTGCCAAGCCGCCTTCTTCGACACCAGCCAGAGTCGCACCCGCAAATGGTGTGACATGAACACGTGCGGGAATCGCCAGAAGAAGGCGCGCTTCAACGCCAATCAGCGCAAAAACCCCAGACCAGCGGGGTGA
- a CDS encoding glutamate dehydrogenase, with protein MTTTTESGFGRIPEHREYDHRENTATQRRIDVATAHSGEPLLRMTWNDPVTGARGYLVVHTLVSGLATGGTRMRAGCTMSEVEDLATGMAAKTAVFDLPVGGAKGGIDFDPKDPRAVEVLERFCQAMRPWLDAHWVTAEDLGVPQHLIDDVFARLGLQQSYHAAIRRAEDPQRTLRRVHAALNAPVPGGFLLGDVIGGYGVAQACIGTVNACGWVPADTTVAIQGIGTMGGGAAWYLHEAGMRVVAVADAVGTLYCPDGLDVPALLDLRNGYGEIDRSRVPSHVQRLPRAAVIATAADILVPAAISYAITADNVDRVAAKVVIEAANAATTPQAEAVLTGRGIPVVPDFVANAGAVAWAWWVLLGHVGTDPEDSFQRLRTEMLAKIALLLGQWMLDGVTPRHTALDLVAANRRTPAPGDPLAAPLTIP; from the coding sequence GTGACGACGACGACGGAATCCGGGTTCGGGCGCATCCCCGAGCACCGTGAGTACGACCACCGCGAGAACACAGCGACGCAGCGTCGGATCGACGTGGCGACCGCGCACAGCGGTGAGCCCCTGCTACGTATGACGTGGAACGATCCGGTCACCGGTGCTCGGGGCTACCTCGTCGTGCACACGTTGGTGTCCGGCCTGGCCACCGGGGGCACGCGCATGCGGGCAGGCTGCACGATGTCGGAGGTGGAGGACCTGGCCACCGGCATGGCCGCCAAGACCGCGGTTTTCGACCTGCCCGTCGGCGGCGCGAAGGGCGGCATCGACTTCGACCCGAAGGACCCCCGCGCCGTCGAGGTGCTGGAGCGGTTCTGTCAGGCGATGCGCCCGTGGCTGGACGCGCACTGGGTGACCGCGGAGGATCTGGGGGTGCCGCAGCATCTGATCGACGACGTCTTCGCGCGGCTGGGCCTTCAGCAGTCGTACCATGCGGCGATCAGGCGTGCGGAAGATCCGCAGAGGACTCTGCGCCGGGTGCACGCCGCGTTGAACGCCCCGGTGCCCGGTGGTTTTCTGCTGGGCGATGTGATCGGCGGTTACGGAGTCGCGCAGGCATGCATCGGTACGGTCAATGCCTGTGGATGGGTTCCGGCCGACACCACGGTGGCAATCCAGGGCATCGGCACCATGGGGGGCGGCGCGGCCTGGTACCTCCACGAGGCCGGTATGCGCGTGGTTGCTGTCGCCGACGCCGTCGGCACGCTGTACTGCCCCGACGGCTTGGATGTTCCCGCACTGCTCGACCTGCGGAACGGCTACGGCGAGATCGACCGCTCCCGCGTCCCCTCGCATGTTCAGCGGTTGCCGCGCGCGGCTGTGATCGCCACTGCGGCAGACATCCTCGTCCCGGCCGCGATCTCCTATGCGATCACGGCGGACAACGTCGACCGCGTCGCCGCGAAAGTCGTGATCGAAGCGGCAAATGCCGCGACGACCCCGCAGGCCGAGGCGGTGCTCACCGGCCGGGGCATTCCGGTGGTCCCGGACTTCGTCGCCAATGCCGGAGCAGTCGCCTGGGCCTGGTGGGTACTGCTCGGTCACGTCGGCACCGACCCGGAGGACTCGTTCCAGCGGTTGCGGACCGAAATGCTGGCCAAGATCGCGTTGCTGCTCGGGCAATGGATGCTGGACGGCGTGACGCCGCGGCACACCGCGTTGGACCTCGTCGCGGCCAACCGCCGCACACCGGCACCGGGCGATCCTCTGGCAGCGCCGCTCACCATTCCGTAA
- a CDS encoding GbsR/MarR family transcriptional regulator, translated as MSDSDKRASLIEDFGVHIGGAMGWPPMAGRAAGVLILSEAPMTMAQLQDALDASKGSVSETTRLLMTTGTVERFKEPGSRQFVYRWRDDAWIGCLQHQLEQTTELLALAESARTRGQDLPPEQRARFHAMHEYYSFMVSRLESLLEEYTAAFEAAQP; from the coding sequence GTGTCCGACAGCGACAAGAGGGCTTCCCTCATCGAGGACTTCGGTGTGCATATCGGCGGTGCGATGGGCTGGCCTCCCATGGCGGGTCGAGCCGCGGGAGTGCTAATCCTCAGTGAAGCGCCGATGACCATGGCGCAATTGCAGGATGCACTCGATGCGAGCAAGGGATCGGTGTCGGAGACGACCCGGTTGCTCATGACCACCGGCACCGTCGAACGATTCAAGGAGCCGGGGAGTCGCCAGTTCGTCTACCGTTGGCGCGACGACGCCTGGATCGGGTGCTTGCAGCACCAGCTCGAGCAGACCACCGAACTGCTGGCGCTGGCGGAGAGTGCCCGAACCCGGGGACAGGACCTGCCGCCCGAACAGCGCGCCCGCTTCCACGCGATGCACGAGTACTACAGCTTCATGGTCAGCCGACTCGAGTCGCTCCTCGAGGAGTACACGGCCGCGTTCGAGGCTGCGCAACCCTGA
- a CDS encoding YciI family protein, which produces MQYLVSVIDDKSNPGSTDRQPDISAFNERLIADGYWVFAGGLADTTTATVIDNRGEQPVFSDGPFVESKEYLAGVWVWEAPDLDVALELATEASKICDRKIEVRPFQ; this is translated from the coding sequence ATGCAGTATCTGGTTTCCGTGATCGATGACAAGAGCAATCCCGGCAGCACGGACCGGCAGCCCGACATCAGCGCGTTCAACGAACGACTGATCGCCGACGGCTACTGGGTTTTCGCGGGCGGACTCGCAGACACCACCACGGCCACGGTCATCGACAACCGGGGCGAGCAACCGGTGTTCAGCGACGGGCCGTTCGTCGAGTCGAAGGAGTACCTTGCCGGCGTCTGGGTGTGGGAGGCCCCCGACCTGGATGTCGCACTCGAACTCGCCACCGAGGCGTCGAAGATCTGCGACCGCAAGATCGAGGTGCGGCCATTCCAGTGA
- a CDS encoding RNA polymerase sigma factor, whose protein sequence is MSEVREAITRAHHDEWARVVAALTRRFGDLGIAEDSAAEAFATAVERWPADGVPPNPGAWLTTTANHKAIDRIRRENKRDDKHKEARMVHDDDPPEPLGAIDDDRLRLIFTCCHPALAMETRAALTLRMVGGLTVPEIARAFLVTESAMGRRITRAKDKIKAARIPYRVPSADDLPARVSGVLAVLFLVFNEGYLATGPDTDPVRHDLTAEAIRLTRLIRALLPDDGEVTGLLALMLLTDARRNARVSAGGELVALDEQDRGSWDAALIAEGHRLVRARLAAAAAGIAPGRYQILAAINAVHTSARDMRDTDWSQILALYDQLVRIDPSPIIALNRAVAVAELDGPEVALATVDRLEPTLSGYHAYHATRADLLRRLGRSQQSRTAYDKAIDLAGNTAETAYLTRRRDQLR, encoded by the coding sequence GTGAGCGAGGTCCGGGAGGCGATCACCCGGGCCCACCACGACGAGTGGGCCCGGGTCGTCGCCGCCCTGACCCGACGGTTCGGCGACCTCGGCATCGCCGAAGATTCGGCCGCCGAGGCGTTCGCGACCGCCGTGGAGCGGTGGCCGGCCGACGGCGTACCCCCCAACCCCGGCGCCTGGCTCACCACCACCGCCAACCACAAGGCCATCGACCGGATCCGGCGCGAGAACAAGCGCGACGACAAACACAAGGAGGCTCGGATGGTGCACGACGACGACCCGCCCGAGCCTCTCGGCGCCATCGACGACGACCGGCTCCGGCTGATCTTCACCTGCTGTCACCCGGCGCTGGCGATGGAAACCCGCGCGGCACTGACGCTACGGATGGTCGGCGGCCTGACCGTGCCCGAAATCGCCCGCGCCTTCCTGGTCACCGAAAGTGCCATGGGGCGGCGGATCACCCGCGCGAAAGACAAGATCAAGGCGGCACGTATCCCCTATCGAGTGCCGTCCGCCGACGATCTCCCCGCACGGGTGTCCGGCGTCCTCGCTGTCCTGTTCCTCGTGTTCAACGAGGGCTACCTGGCCACCGGCCCCGACACCGATCCGGTACGTCACGACCTGACCGCCGAGGCGATCCGGCTCACCCGCCTGATCCGAGCCCTACTCCCCGACGATGGGGAGGTGACCGGGCTGTTGGCGCTGATGCTGCTCACCGACGCCCGCCGCAACGCCCGGGTTTCGGCCGGCGGCGAACTGGTCGCCCTCGACGAGCAGGACCGCGGGTCCTGGGACGCGGCACTGATCGCCGAGGGCCATCGACTGGTCCGCGCGCGCCTCGCCGCTGCCGCCGCCGGGATCGCGCCGGGTCGCTACCAGATCCTCGCCGCGATCAACGCCGTCCACACCTCCGCCCGCGACATGCGCGACACCGACTGGTCGCAGATCCTCGCCCTCTACGACCAACTCGTCCGCATCGACCCCTCGCCGATCATCGCCCTCAACCGGGCCGTCGCGGTCGCCGAACTCGACGGCCCGGAGGTGGCACTGGCAACCGTCGACCGTCTCGAACCCACGTTGTCCGGCTATCACGCCTACCACGCCACCCGCGCCGACCTGCTCCGCCGACTGGGCCGCAGTCAGCAGTCGCGCACCGCCTACGACAAAGCAATCGACCTGGCGGGCAACACCGCCGAGACCGCCTACCTGACACGCCGCCGCGACCAACTGCGGTAG
- a CDS encoding LysR family transcriptional regulator, translating into MELSLRRLRMLRELHRRGTVTAAAQALHYTTSAVSQQLTQLERDVGAKLFERRGRRVQLTEIGLLLAEHAEEIMRSVDRATSALEQTQEGVTARLTVGVWASVASGLLPSALSLLAAEHPGIEVRTKELAPEDTAVAVRDGSLDFSFVINYSDYPMPWDPELTRVVIAVERLHAALPPGTVSARTMALADLAEHPWILAGPTSHFGRAVRSACQRCGFEPKINHEVGEQATALAMVSAGLGVTLVSDLGLTLRPPGMDVVALTEPVMRTISIAHRGTEAHRQPLQLVIDAVRAAAAAQGLAAGSPYP; encoded by the coding sequence ATGGAGCTGTCTCTGCGCCGGTTGCGGATGCTTCGGGAGTTGCACCGCCGAGGCACCGTGACAGCCGCCGCGCAGGCCCTGCACTACACCACGTCCGCGGTATCCCAACAGCTCACCCAGCTCGAACGTGACGTCGGCGCAAAACTATTCGAGCGGCGCGGTCGGCGGGTCCAGCTCACCGAGATCGGCCTGCTCCTCGCCGAGCACGCCGAGGAGATCATGCGGTCGGTGGACCGCGCGACCTCCGCCCTCGAACAGACGCAGGAGGGCGTCACCGCCCGATTGACCGTCGGCGTGTGGGCGTCCGTCGCGTCGGGCCTGCTGCCGAGTGCGCTGTCGTTGCTGGCCGCCGAACATCCCGGCATCGAGGTGCGGACGAAGGAACTCGCGCCGGAGGACACCGCAGTCGCAGTGCGGGACGGCTCACTGGACTTCTCGTTCGTGATCAACTACTCCGACTATCCGATGCCGTGGGATCCGGAGTTGACCCGCGTGGTGATCGCGGTGGAGCGACTGCACGCAGCGCTGCCCCCGGGAACGGTGTCCGCCAGAACGATGGCGCTGGCGGACCTCGCCGAGCATCCCTGGATCCTCGCCGGACCCACTTCGCATTTCGGCCGCGCGGTGCGCTCGGCCTGTCAGCGTTGCGGATTCGAACCGAAGATCAACCACGAGGTCGGCGAGCAGGCGACGGCACTCGCGATGGTGTCCGCGGGTCTGGGCGTCACCCTCGTCTCCGATCTCGGACTGACGCTGCGCCCGCCCGGCATGGACGTCGTCGCGCTCACCGAACCGGTCATGCGGACGATCTCCATCGCCCATCGGGGGACGGAAGCGCACCGGCAGCCGCTGCAACTGGTGATCGACGCCGTGCGTGCCGCGGCGGCCGCCCAGGGGCTCGCCGCGGGGTCGCCGTACCCGTAG
- a CDS encoding alpha/beta fold hydrolase, producing the protein MQERIERAGDVVLHTVGDGPALVVVHGGGVTIDSYRRLARKLSDRFTVHLYNRRGRGDAPPRSEPYDVQEDVDDLRTVLENTGATDVIGHSSGGFIALTAALQLPIARLALYDAAVSVNGLFPAQWLEGARAAARDGDVARAMAITGAGINTQSRASALPLGVQIAMSRLLLRTPVGRTMGALLPMTLDESQAIARADGPASRWAGVTAEVLLVRGADGPPYYEQLNDALAAALPHGRAAAVRGGHDGINRASAQLIQTFADFFGPTAHGQR; encoded by the coding sequence ATGCAAGAGCGGATCGAACGGGCGGGCGACGTCGTCCTGCACACGGTTGGTGACGGCCCCGCTCTGGTGGTCGTTCACGGCGGCGGGGTGACGATCGATTCCTATCGCCGACTGGCGCGCAAGCTGTCGGACAGGTTCACCGTGCACCTCTACAACCGACGCGGGCGCGGAGATGCGCCGCCCCGTTCGGAGCCCTACGACGTTCAGGAGGACGTCGACGACCTGCGGACGGTACTCGAAAACACCGGCGCAACTGACGTTATCGGCCACAGCAGCGGTGGGTTCATCGCCCTGACGGCTGCCCTGCAACTGCCCATCGCGCGTCTCGCTCTCTACGACGCAGCAGTGTCCGTGAACGGTCTCTTCCCCGCGCAGTGGCTGGAAGGCGCCAGAGCAGCGGCCCGGGACGGCGACGTTGCACGCGCGATGGCAATCACCGGGGCCGGCATCAACACCCAGTCGCGGGCGAGCGCCCTGCCACTGGGGGTGCAGATCGCCATGAGCCGACTGTTGTTGCGCACTCCCGTCGGGCGCACCATGGGAGCCTTGTTGCCCATGACGTTGGACGAGTCGCAGGCAATCGCACGCGCCGACGGTCCGGCGAGTCGCTGGGCGGGGGTGACTGCGGAGGTTCTGTTGGTGAGGGGCGCGGACGGACCGCCCTACTACGAACAACTCAACGATGCCCTTGCTGCCGCACTGCCCCACGGCCGTGCGGCAGCGGTCCGCGGGGGCCATGACGGCATCAACCGCGCCTCGGCCCAGCTGATCCAGACGTTCGCGGACTTCTTCGGACCTACGGCGCACGGTCAACGCTGA
- a CDS encoding GMC family oxidoreductase has product MTETGWDVIVVGAGSAGATLAVRSAEKGKRVLLLEAGPDYRSAHMHEAWRSPNPIRALLDPTATADLVWPGLDAARTEKQAPAPYWRGRGVGGSSSINGQIAIRPPMEDFDDWVGWGCAGWGPEDVLPYFVKLEDDENYGDEAYHGRGGPTPIFRTPQENWGSVDTALSAAALAAGHAWAADVNAPHAIGVSPYPINSRSGRRVSVNDAYLEAARESSTLTIRGNALVDQVLFSGSRAIGVRIIVDGTVVTEHADDVVLSAGAVHSPAILMRSGIGPSGHLRSLGIEVRQDLPVGRGLQDHPMAVVSIPLIDEAGIQSPDDRHTNVCVRYTSEPGAPTGDMMFVSQNQNVVAMANPDMRALAGAFGVWVNQAYSRGVLTLTSADPADQPQIHTRMLSDERDLVRLRDGIRDLVELARDPAVAAITHGPLVTENRALFSVLDSDSELDDYLLATVSDVQHATSTCRMGATGSTDTVVDPSCRVLGTDGLRVVDASIFPSVPRANTNLTAIMVGELMADRIR; this is encoded by the coding sequence GTGACCGAAACAGGCTGGGACGTCATCGTGGTGGGTGCAGGTTCGGCGGGGGCCACGCTCGCGGTCCGATCCGCCGAGAAAGGCAAGCGGGTCCTGCTCCTGGAGGCAGGACCGGACTACCGCTCGGCGCACATGCACGAGGCGTGGCGGTCACCCAACCCGATCAGGGCACTGCTCGACCCGACGGCAACCGCAGATCTGGTCTGGCCGGGGCTCGACGCGGCGCGGACCGAGAAGCAGGCGCCTGCACCTTACTGGCGAGGTAGAGGGGTCGGCGGCAGCTCTTCGATCAACGGACAGATCGCGATTCGACCCCCGATGGAGGACTTCGACGATTGGGTCGGCTGGGGTTGCGCGGGCTGGGGCCCCGAGGACGTTCTCCCGTACTTCGTCAAACTCGAGGACGACGAGAACTACGGCGACGAGGCCTATCACGGCCGGGGCGGTCCGACTCCTATTTTCCGTACGCCACAGGAGAACTGGGGATCTGTCGATACCGCGCTGAGCGCGGCCGCCCTCGCCGCCGGTCATGCGTGGGCCGCGGACGTCAACGCACCCCACGCGATCGGAGTCTCGCCGTATCCGATCAACTCACGATCCGGGCGCCGAGTGTCCGTCAATGATGCCTACCTCGAGGCCGCCCGCGAATCCTCGACCCTGACGATCCGTGGTAACGCCCTGGTCGACCAGGTGCTCTTCTCCGGAAGCCGCGCGATCGGCGTCCGGATCATCGTCGACGGCACGGTGGTGACCGAGCACGCCGACGACGTGGTGCTCAGCGCCGGCGCGGTCCACTCCCCGGCGATTCTCATGCGCTCCGGAATCGGTCCGTCCGGACATCTGCGCTCGCTGGGAATCGAGGTGCGCCAAGATCTTCCGGTCGGGCGAGGCCTGCAGGACCATCCGATGGCGGTGGTGTCGATTCCTCTGATCGACGAGGCAGGGATCCAAAGCCCGGACGACCGACACACCAACGTCTGCGTCCGCTACACGAGCGAGCCCGGCGCTCCCACCGGCGACATGATGTTCGTGTCGCAGAATCAGAATGTCGTTGCCATGGCCAATCCCGATATGCGGGCCCTGGCAGGCGCGTTCGGTGTCTGGGTGAACCAGGCGTACTCCCGCGGTGTGTTGACGTTGACGTCGGCCGACCCGGCGGACCAACCCCAGATTCACACCCGGATGCTCTCCGACGAGCGGGATCTGGTCCGTTTGCGCGACGGGATTCGCGACCTGGTCGAACTCGCCCGTGACCCGGCGGTCGCCGCTATCACGCACGGGCCGCTCGTGACCGAGAACAGGGCCCTGTTCTCGGTGCTCGACAGTGACAGCGAACTCGACGACTACCTGCTCGCGACCGTGAGCGATGTTCAGCACGCCACCAGTACGTGCCGGATGGGTGCAACCGGAAGCACGGACACCGTGGTCGACCCGTCCTGCCGCGTCCTCGGAACCGACGGGCTGCGGGTGGTCGACGCCTCGATTTTCCCGTCCGTCCCGCGAGCAAACACCAACCTGACGGCGATCATGGTCGGCGAGCTCATGGCCGACCGCATCCGCTAA